The following coding sequences are from one Mus pahari chromosome X, PAHARI_EIJ_v1.1, whole genome shotgun sequence window:
- the Slc25a53 gene encoding solute carrier family 25 member 53 codes for MEKQNTTAGKELQHRTRAEVPGKESWQSQAYTLGAISNFMSTFLTFPIYKVVFRQQIHAVAVSEAVKQLWHEGPQYFYRGIYPPLLSKTLQGTLLFGTYDSLLCFLSPVGPHSLGQRWTAGLMSGVVEAVALSPFERVQNVLQDARKQACFPSTFSILKEFNSYGLWGRLSLGYYRGFWPILVRNSLGSALYFSFKDPIQDGLARQGLPHWVPALVSGSVNGTITCLILYPLMVLVANMQSHIGWQRMPSLWASAQDVWDTRGRKILLIYRGGSLIVLRSSVTWGLTTAIHDFLQKKAHTKKEMKD; via the coding sequence ATGGAGAAGCAGAACACCACTGCTGGGAAGGAGCTTCAGCACAGGACCCGAGCAGAAGTTCCAGGAAAGGAAAGCTGGCAGTCACAGGCCTACACCCTTGGGGCCATTTCCAACTTTATGTCTACTTTCCTGACCTTTCCTATCTATAAGGTTGTGTTCCGGCAGCAGATCCATGCTGTGGCAGTGTCAGAGGCTGTGAAACAGCTTTGGCATGAAGGCCCTCAGTACTTCTACCGGGGCATCtaccctcctcttctctccaagACTCTCCAAGGGACTCTGTTGTTTGGCACTTATGATAGTTTGCTGTGCTTTCTTTCCCCGGTTGGGCCACACTCCCTCGGACAGCGCTGGACTGCAGGGCTCATGTCAGGTGTAGTAGAAGCTGTAGCACTCAGCCCCTTTGAAAGAGTACAGAATGTGCTTCAGGATGCTCGAAAGCAAGCTTGCTTCCCTAGCACCTTCAGCATTCTCAAGGAATTCAATTCTTACGGGCTTTGGGGGAGGCTGTCACTGGGCTATTATCGGGGTTTCTGGCCAATCCTTGTCAGAAACAGCCTGGGAAGTGCTCTCTATTTCTCCTTCAAAGATCCTATCCAGGATGGCTTGGCAAGGCAAGGCCTGCCCCATTGGGTTCCTGCTTTGGTATCTGGTAGTGTCAATGGAACAATCACCTGCCTGATTCTGTATCCTTTGATGGTGCTAGTTGCCAATATGCAGTCTCATATTGGCTGGCAGAGAATGCCAAGCCTGTGGGCCTCTGCCCAAGATGTATGGGACACTCGAGGTAGAAAAATCCTTCTGATTTACAGAGGAGGATCCCTGATCGTCCTCAGGTCCAGTGTGACATGGGGCCTCACTACTGCTATCCATGACTTCTTGCAGAAAAAGGCTCACAccaagaaagagatgaaagacTGA